The following proteins come from a genomic window of Sphaerisporangium rubeum:
- a CDS encoding extracellular solute-binding protein, whose product MEHPPHRDQAPVRTTRRGFLGLAGLGAAALAGGGLTAACSAPATRRPGSGGGATAAAADKLKTLTPSYVAYPGVAPDVPGTVSNLPGVPGVGGGYLKYPLNAADAITAKGPGGTYKAMTPLWGPPPPGLDDNSYFQACNADMGSTIEFQIADGITYVDKVTARLAAGDIPELMVIPQWEIEKMSDFNLAVDKAFEDLTPYLQGDKVKAYPMLANLPSPAWEFSVFNGKLMAVPFPTEPYPFALLYRKDLFAENAGWTLPKSADELFELGKAITDPKAKRWAFGDIHEMLWPTFRVPQEWRVQDGKLVYKYETPEWEQCVTFMRKLFEAKLIHPNVAGSKGANEKDLFASGQLLIYRDGLGAWKELLAQHRGKNPDFAIGALPLFAHDGGTPMMYHNNPAGIFTFVRKGLGPEKMKEILGILNWCAAPFGTKEYELATYGVEGKHFDRDQAGVPQPTDLGRKEIAPSYVFLGGRPLVAEFVAYPDAVRDSVTWQNESFKYIEPTPLAGIRHQRPSKMSGLQVPTEDKFTDVMRGRRPVSDIKKIVEEWRRDGGDEARDFYLKVLRDNGRA is encoded by the coding sequence GTGGAACACCCTCCGCATCGCGACCAAGCCCCCGTGCGCACCACCCGCCGCGGTTTCCTCGGCCTCGCCGGCCTCGGCGCCGCCGCGCTCGCCGGCGGCGGCCTCACGGCCGCCTGCTCCGCCCCCGCCACCCGTCGACCCGGCAGCGGCGGCGGCGCCACCGCGGCCGCCGCCGACAAGCTCAAGACCCTCACCCCGTCGTACGTGGCCTACCCCGGCGTCGCCCCCGACGTACCCGGCACCGTCTCCAATCTGCCAGGCGTGCCAGGCGTCGGCGGCGGCTACCTGAAGTACCCGCTGAACGCCGCCGACGCGATCACCGCCAAGGGCCCCGGCGGCACGTACAAGGCCATGACGCCGCTGTGGGGTCCGCCGCCGCCGGGGCTCGACGACAACTCCTACTTCCAGGCGTGCAACGCCGACATGGGGTCCACGATCGAGTTCCAGATCGCCGACGGCATCACCTACGTCGACAAGGTCACCGCGCGGCTCGCGGCCGGGGACATCCCCGAGCTCATGGTCATCCCGCAGTGGGAGATCGAGAAGATGTCCGACTTCAACCTGGCCGTCGACAAGGCCTTCGAGGACCTCACGCCGTACCTGCAGGGTGACAAGGTGAAGGCGTACCCGATGCTCGCCAACCTGCCGTCGCCGGCGTGGGAGTTCTCGGTGTTCAACGGCAAGCTGATGGCGGTGCCGTTCCCCACCGAGCCCTACCCGTTCGCGTTGCTGTACCGCAAGGACCTGTTCGCCGAGAACGCCGGCTGGACGCTGCCGAAGAGCGCCGACGAGCTGTTCGAGCTCGGCAAGGCCATCACCGACCCCAAGGCGAAGCGCTGGGCCTTCGGGGACATCCACGAGATGCTGTGGCCGACGTTCCGGGTGCCGCAGGAGTGGCGCGTGCAGGACGGCAAGCTGGTGTACAAGTACGAGACGCCGGAATGGGAACAGTGCGTCACGTTCATGCGGAAGCTGTTCGAGGCCAAGCTGATCCATCCGAACGTCGCCGGCAGCAAGGGTGCCAACGAGAAGGACCTGTTCGCCTCCGGCCAGTTGCTCATCTACCGGGACGGCCTCGGCGCCTGGAAGGAACTGCTCGCGCAGCACCGCGGCAAGAACCCCGACTTCGCGATCGGCGCGCTGCCACTGTTCGCGCACGACGGCGGCACGCCGATGATGTACCACAACAACCCGGCGGGGATCTTCACCTTCGTCAGGAAGGGCCTCGGCCCGGAGAAGATGAAGGAGATCCTCGGCATCCTGAACTGGTGCGCCGCGCCGTTCGGCACCAAGGAGTACGAACTCGCGACCTACGGCGTCGAAGGCAAGCACTTCGACCGCGACCAGGCCGGGGTGCCGCAGCCGACCGACCTCGGCCGCAAGGAGATCGCGCCGTCGTACGTCTTCCTCGGCGGCCGGCCGCTCGTCGCCGAGTTCGTCGCCTACCCCGACGCGGTGCGCGACAGCGTGACCTGGCAGAACGAGAGCTTCAAGTACATCGAGCCCACGCCGCTCGCCGGCATCCGCCACCAGCGGCCGTCCAAGATGTCGGGGCTCCAGGTCCCCACCGAGGACAAGTTCACCGACGTCATGCGCGGACGGCGGCCGGTGAGCGACATCAAGAAGATCGTCGAGGAGTGGCGGCGGGACGGCGGCGACGAGGCCAGGGACTTCTACCTGAAGGTCCTGCGGGACAACGGCCGTGCGTGA
- a CDS encoding carbohydrate ABC transporter permease yields MTVSTARPIWDERPSVAGRTLKSVILTLIVASVVFPIYMVVLTSLSPQDVVSRAGGLVTVPGELTLAAYRELFSGGVVTRAVVISLAVTGVGTAISLSVTVLAAYGLSRPGSLLHRPLLFLILATYLFGPGMIPNYLLVSSLGLIDTYWALILPSAVTAFNLVVMRAFFMNIPGEIIDSARIDGAGEFRILGRIVLPISKGVVAVIGMFYAVGYWNSFFNAVLYLNDNAKWPLQVVLRQYVLQGQSLVVGQTSDTIAGEPLPPSLAIQMAIVVLALIPVLFVYPFVQRHFTKGVIIGAVKG; encoded by the coding sequence ATGACGGTATCGACGGCCCGGCCGATATGGGACGAACGGCCGAGCGTGGCGGGACGCACGCTCAAGAGCGTGATCCTCACGCTGATCGTGGCGAGCGTGGTGTTCCCGATCTACATGGTGGTGCTGACCAGCCTGTCCCCGCAGGACGTGGTGAGCAGGGCCGGCGGCCTGGTCACCGTGCCGGGGGAGCTGACGCTCGCCGCCTACCGTGAGCTGTTCTCCGGCGGGGTGGTGACGCGCGCGGTGGTGATCAGTCTCGCGGTCACCGGGGTCGGCACGGCGATCAGCCTGTCGGTGACGGTGCTGGCGGCGTACGGCCTGTCGCGGCCGGGCTCGCTGTTGCACCGGCCGCTGCTGTTCCTGATCCTCGCGACGTATCTGTTCGGGCCCGGCATGATCCCGAACTACCTGCTGGTCAGCTCGCTCGGGCTGATCGACACCTACTGGGCCCTGATCCTGCCGTCGGCGGTGACGGCGTTCAACCTGGTGGTGATGCGCGCGTTCTTCATGAACATCCCCGGTGAGATCATCGACAGCGCGCGCATCGACGGGGCCGGCGAGTTCCGCATCCTCGGCCGGATCGTGCTCCCCATCTCCAAAGGCGTCGTCGCGGTGATCGGCATGTTCTACGCCGTGGGGTACTGGAACTCGTTCTTCAACGCGGTCCTGTACCTCAACGACAACGCCAAGTGGCCCCTGCAGGTGGTGCTGCGGCAGTACGTCCTGCAGGGCCAGTCGCTGGTGGTCGGCCAGACCAGTGACACGATCGCGGGTGAGCCGCTGCCGCCGAGCCTCGCCATCCAGATGGCGATCGTGGTGCTGGCGCTGATCCCGGTGCTGTTCGTCTACCCGTTCGTGCAGCGCCACTTCACCAAGGGTGTGATCATCGGCGCCGTGAAGGGCTGA
- a CDS encoding LacI family DNA-binding transcriptional regulator, translated as MSEAGGAELTVARIAALAGVSPPTVSRVINGQSGVAVATRQRVEAVLREVGYRRRDSAVSFPILELIFHALESLWALEIIRGVEEVARERGQAVVLTEMQGRMTPGKAWTEQVLARRPTGVIAVFSELTAKQQAQLATRSIPLVVLDPTGEPLHETPSVGATNWSGGLTATRHLLGLGHRRVAMLCGPLAWPCCRARLDGYRAAMDAAGVPVDPGLVRDSTLYVEGGLRDGAALLAMPDPPTAVFTSNDLQAFGVYEAARRAGVRIPEDLSVVGFDDLPFSRWAGPPMTTVRQPLVQMGATAARMVLDLAEGGTLAQHRIELATDLVIRDSTAPPSRS; from the coding sequence GTGAGCGAGGCCGGAGGCGCCGAACTGACGGTGGCGCGCATCGCCGCACTCGCCGGGGTGTCACCGCCGACGGTGTCGCGGGTCATCAACGGGCAGAGCGGCGTGGCGGTCGCGACCCGGCAGCGCGTGGAGGCCGTGCTGCGCGAGGTCGGCTACCGGCGCAGGGACAGCGCCGTGTCGTTCCCCATCCTGGAGCTGATCTTCCACGCGCTCGAAAGCCTGTGGGCCCTGGAGATCATCCGCGGGGTCGAGGAGGTCGCGCGTGAGCGCGGCCAGGCCGTCGTCCTCACCGAGATGCAAGGCAGGATGACCCCCGGCAAGGCCTGGACCGAGCAGGTGCTGGCCCGGCGGCCCACCGGCGTCATCGCGGTCTTCTCCGAGCTGACCGCCAAACAGCAGGCGCAGCTCGCCACCCGTTCCATCCCCCTGGTCGTGCTCGACCCGACCGGTGAGCCGCTGCACGAGACGCCGTCGGTGGGGGCCACCAACTGGAGCGGCGGCCTGACCGCGACCCGTCACCTGCTCGGCCTCGGCCACCGCCGCGTCGCGATGCTGTGCGGCCCCCTCGCCTGGCCGTGCTGCCGCGCCAGACTGGACGGCTACCGCGCCGCGATGGACGCCGCAGGCGTGCCGGTCGACCCCGGCCTGGTCCGTGACAGCACCCTGTACGTCGAAGGCGGCCTGCGCGACGGCGCCGCGCTGCTCGCCATGCCGGACCCTCCCACCGCCGTCTTCACCTCCAACGACCTCCAGGCCTTCGGCGTGTACGAGGCGGCCCGCCGCGCCGGAGTGCGCATCCCCGAGGACCTGAGCGTGGTCGGCTTCGACGACCTGCCCTTCAGCCGCTGGGCCGGCCCTCCCATGACGACCGTCCGCCAGCCCCTGGTGCAGATGGGTGCCACCGCGGCCCGCATGGTCCTCGACCTGGCCGAAGGCGGCACCCTGGCCCAGCACCGCATAGAACTCGCCACCGATCTGGTGATCCGGGACAGCACCGCGCCACCGTCCCGCTCCTGA
- a CDS encoding DoxX family membrane protein → MRRTLTDIAALAARLGVGGIFFANGWHKLESGLNATQEQFARMDAPAAPLWAAGTMLIELIGGALMVAGLFVPACGIILFLEALAVFLLVSGDVGLPLTGGDINLIVALGAASVLLAVVGAGRLSADHLIVIRRREAEADAEMTADVEADRVIASWRDPSRQTAPPEDVTAARVVPPKDSPVAAPPADSPPSPAEDNEVTAPRKTRPRRTTKPTDDKTVQSPAAPPAETDRLVAGPQRTTTSSSD, encoded by the coding sequence GTGAGACGAACTTTGACCGACATCGCCGCGCTGGCCGCACGGCTCGGCGTCGGCGGCATCTTCTTCGCCAACGGCTGGCACAAACTGGAGTCCGGCCTCAACGCCACCCAGGAGCAGTTCGCACGCATGGACGCACCCGCCGCTCCGCTATGGGCCGCCGGGACCATGCTCATCGAGCTCATCGGCGGCGCTCTCATGGTCGCCGGCCTGTTCGTCCCCGCCTGCGGCATCATCCTGTTCCTGGAGGCCCTCGCCGTCTTCCTCCTGGTCAGCGGCGACGTGGGCCTTCCTCTCACCGGCGGCGACATCAACCTCATCGTCGCGCTAGGCGCCGCCTCGGTCCTGCTGGCCGTGGTCGGCGCGGGCCGCCTGTCGGCGGACCACCTGATCGTCATACGCAGACGCGAAGCCGAGGCCGACGCCGAGATGACCGCCGACGTCGAAGCCGACCGCGTCATCGCCTCCTGGCGCGACCCCTCCCGCCAGACCGCTCCCCCCGAGGACGTCACAGCGGCCCGCGTCGTGCCGCCGAAGGACTCCCCCGTCGCCGCGCCTCCGGCCGACTCCCCGCCGTCTCCTGCCGAGGACAACGAGGTCACCGCTCCCCGGAAGACCCGCCCTCGGCGGACCACCAAACCCACGGACGACAAGACCGTCCAAAGCCCGGCCGCGCCGCCTGCCGAGACCGACCGCCTGGTCGCCGGTCCGCAGAGGACGACCACTTCGTCGTCCGATTGA
- a CDS encoding LacI family DNA-binding transcriptional regulator — translation MRTVTIADVAKHAGVAVSTVSYVLSGKRAISATTSQRVMRSVRALGYHPNAGARALASKRSNVIALVLPLRAGMHLPVLMQFATSVVTTARQFDHDVLLMTSDEGPDGLRRVAASALVDGLVLMDVEIHDPRVPLLRELGEPSVLIGFPADPTGLTCVDLDFARAGAACAEHLTALGHRHIALLGAPAVVYERGTGYAERTMEGFLEAGRGHGATTIALPCEEGFDEVSATVTTLLAGHPEVSGLVVHNEAAVGHVLGALRLLGRRVPEDVSVVAICPDDVAERASPPLTSVAIPAADVGHQAVRLLMDKLDGLDVPDATLLAPRLTVRQSTGGPTPGVR, via the coding sequence TTGAGGACGGTCACCATCGCCGACGTCGCCAAGCACGCCGGGGTCGCGGTCAGCACCGTGTCCTACGTGCTCAGCGGCAAACGCGCCATCTCCGCCACCACCAGCCAGCGGGTGATGCGCAGCGTGCGCGCGCTCGGCTACCACCCGAACGCCGGGGCCCGCGCGCTCGCCAGCAAACGGTCCAACGTGATCGCGCTGGTGCTGCCGTTGCGGGCCGGCATGCACCTGCCGGTGCTCATGCAGTTCGCCACCTCCGTGGTCACCACGGCACGGCAGTTCGACCACGACGTGCTGCTGATGACGTCCGACGAGGGTCCCGACGGGCTGCGCAGGGTCGCCGCGAGCGCGCTGGTGGACGGCCTGGTGCTGATGGACGTCGAGATCCACGACCCCCGCGTGCCGCTGCTGCGCGAACTCGGGGAACCGAGCGTGCTCATCGGGTTCCCCGCCGACCCCACCGGTCTGACCTGCGTCGACCTCGACTTCGCTCGCGCGGGGGCCGCGTGCGCCGAACACCTCACGGCGCTCGGCCACCGCCACATCGCGTTGCTCGGCGCGCCTGCGGTGGTGTACGAACGGGGTACCGGATACGCCGAGCGCACGATGGAGGGCTTCCTTGAGGCGGGACGCGGCCACGGGGCCACCACCATCGCGCTGCCCTGCGAGGAGGGCTTCGACGAGGTGTCGGCGACGGTGACCACTCTGCTGGCCGGCCACCCGGAGGTCTCCGGGCTGGTGGTGCACAACGAGGCGGCCGTCGGTCACGTCCTCGGCGCGCTGCGCCTGCTCGGCAGGCGTGTCCCCGAGGACGTCTCGGTGGTCGCCATCTGCCCCGACGACGTCGCCGAGCGTGCCAGCCCGCCGCTCACCTCGGTGGCCATACCGGCCGCCGACGTCGGCCATCAGGCCGTCCGGCTGCTCATGGACAAGCTCGACGGCCTCGACGTCCCCGACGCGACGCTGCTGGCCCCCCGTCTGACCGTCCGCCAGAGCACAGGCGGCCCCACCCCAGGCGTGCGGTGA
- a CDS encoding glycoside hydrolase family 3 protein — MNEPVSGTFRDPGLPLPARIADLLSRLTLDEKLGLLHQYQAAVPRLGVGPFRTGTEALHGLAWLGPATVFPQAIGLASTWDPDLVREVGSATGEEVVAFHRKDPAGAGLNVWAPVVNPLRDPRWGRNEEGYSEDPWLTGVMGTSFARGLRGEHRVLRTAPTLKHFLAYNNETDRCVTSSNLPPRVLHEYELAAFRPAVQAGAAVSLMPSYNLVNGRPAMLSPLINDVVRGWTPGDLLVVSDAYAPANLTGLQDYYEDPPAAYAAAVRAGTDSFTQDDDRPEATLGHLRTALTRGLLDEDDVDIAARHALSIRFRLGEFDPATPYDDITEEVVNRPEHQALARRAATRSFVLLKNDGVLPLRGPVKVAVIGQLADTLMEDWYSGTLPYAVTARAGLAERCETEFCEGVDRVALHAPGGPVTAAEDLGGGPLTVRHGAEPRTTWFDLFDWGGGAYALRAVANGRYVSAGDDGVLVNDQPGPNGWEVRQTFRLDERPRGALALRHISTGRHVELAKDGTLRLAEDPDAAVVLTLEPVASGAEAAAELAARSDVAVVVAGDHPLVNGRETEDRADLALPPAQEALVRAVHAANPATVLVVSSGYPFAVPALHAELPAILWSSHGGQEYGHALADVLFGDADPAGRLTQTWYRSARELPDLFDYDIIATDATYMYYRGTPLYPFGHGESYARFAYSGLELSAETVGPDDVLTVRLTVTNTGQLPGEEVVQLYTRQRRSRVKQPLRRLRGFARVRLAPGESRGVTLALKVADLAFWDVTRGRFVVEDAPHAVLVGRSSGDIRLCGRFTVAGERIPPRDPYARPLEAVDNDEYDGIVLCDAGRVTGDAVRGAVPGAWIAFREVDFAGGAAACALTVTSTEGGVVTLRLDDPLFGPVAGALSVAPSRDRYDLVPVATPLDGAAGVHDLYVVFESEGVTVRDAAFTEAAVPGPAPVTRGSKQGAKAAAGTRQGPMRKAARGAPRGTAEGPR, encoded by the coding sequence ATGAACGAACCGGTGTCAGGCACCTTCCGCGACCCCGGCCTGCCCCTGCCGGCCCGGATCGCCGACCTCCTCTCCCGGCTCACCCTGGACGAGAAGCTCGGCCTGCTGCACCAGTACCAGGCGGCCGTCCCACGCCTTGGCGTCGGCCCGTTCCGCACCGGCACCGAGGCGCTGCACGGCCTCGCCTGGCTCGGCCCCGCCACCGTCTTCCCGCAGGCCATCGGCCTGGCCAGCACCTGGGACCCCGACCTCGTCCGTGAGGTGGGGTCCGCCACGGGGGAGGAGGTGGTGGCGTTCCACCGCAAGGACCCCGCCGGCGCCGGCCTGAACGTCTGGGCCCCGGTCGTCAACCCGCTGCGCGACCCCCGCTGGGGCCGCAACGAGGAGGGGTACTCCGAGGACCCGTGGCTGACCGGCGTCATGGGGACGTCGTTCGCGCGCGGCCTGCGCGGCGAGCACCGTGTGCTGCGCACCGCGCCGACGCTCAAGCACTTCCTCGCCTACAACAACGAGACCGACCGCTGCGTCACGTCGAGCAACCTGCCACCCCGTGTGCTGCACGAGTACGAGCTCGCGGCGTTCCGTCCCGCCGTGCAGGCAGGGGCCGCGGTGTCGCTCATGCCGTCGTACAACCTCGTCAACGGCCGTCCCGCCATGCTCAGCCCGCTGATCAACGACGTGGTGCGCGGCTGGACCCCCGGCGACCTGCTCGTGGTCAGCGACGCCTACGCGCCGGCCAACCTCACTGGCCTCCAGGACTACTACGAGGACCCGCCGGCGGCGTACGCGGCGGCCGTCCGGGCCGGCACGGACAGTTTCACGCAGGACGACGACCGGCCCGAGGCGACGCTCGGCCACCTGCGTACGGCCCTCACGCGCGGCCTGCTCGACGAGGACGACGTGGACATCGCCGCGCGCCACGCGCTGTCGATCCGCTTCAGGCTCGGCGAGTTCGACCCCGCCACGCCGTACGACGACATCACCGAGGAGGTCGTCAACCGTCCCGAGCACCAGGCACTCGCGCGCCGGGCCGCCACCCGGTCGTTCGTGCTGCTGAAGAACGACGGTGTGCTGCCGCTGCGCGGCCCCGTCAAGGTCGCGGTGATCGGCCAGCTCGCCGACACGCTGATGGAGGACTGGTACAGCGGCACCCTGCCGTACGCCGTCACCGCGCGCGCCGGCCTCGCCGAGCGCTGCGAGACCGAGTTCTGCGAAGGCGTCGACCGCGTCGCGCTGCACGCACCCGGCGGACCGGTGACCGCGGCCGAGGACCTCGGCGGCGGGCCGCTGACGGTGCGGCACGGCGCGGAGCCGCGGACCACGTGGTTCGACCTGTTCGACTGGGGAGGCGGCGCCTACGCGCTGCGTGCCGTCGCCAACGGCCGGTACGTGTCGGCCGGCGACGACGGGGTGCTGGTGAACGACCAGCCGGGGCCGAACGGCTGGGAGGTGCGCCAGACGTTCCGCCTGGACGAACGGCCCCGCGGCGCGCTCGCGCTGCGCCACATCTCGACCGGCCGCCACGTGGAACTCGCCAAGGACGGCACGCTGCGGCTCGCCGAGGACCCCGACGCGGCCGTCGTGCTCACCCTGGAGCCGGTGGCGAGCGGCGCGGAGGCCGCCGCGGAGCTCGCCGCGCGCTCGGACGTCGCCGTCGTGGTCGCCGGGGACCACCCACTGGTCAACGGCAGGGAGACCGAGGACCGCGCCGACCTCGCGCTGCCCCCGGCGCAGGAGGCGCTGGTGCGCGCCGTGCACGCCGCCAACCCGGCCACCGTGCTCGTCGTCAGCAGCGGCTACCCGTTCGCCGTGCCGGCGCTCCACGCCGAGCTGCCGGCGATCCTGTGGTCCTCGCACGGCGGTCAGGAGTACGGCCACGCGCTCGCCGACGTGCTGTTCGGCGACGCCGACCCGGCCGGCCGCCTCACCCAGACCTGGTACCGCTCCGCGCGCGAACTGCCGGACCTGTTCGACTACGACATCATCGCCACCGACGCGACCTACATGTACTACCGCGGCACGCCGCTGTACCCGTTCGGCCACGGCGAGAGCTACGCGCGGTTCGCGTACTCCGGCCTGGAGCTGTCCGCGGAAACGGTGGGCCCTGACGACGTGCTGACCGTGCGGCTCACCGTCACCAACACCGGCCAGCTTCCCGGAGAGGAGGTCGTGCAGCTCTACACGCGCCAGCGCAGGTCCCGGGTGAAGCAGCCGCTGCGGCGGCTGCGCGGCTTCGCGCGCGTGCGCCTCGCACCCGGGGAGAGCCGTGGCGTCACCCTGGCGCTCAAGGTCGCCGACCTGGCGTTCTGGGACGTCACCCGCGGCCGGTTCGTGGTGGAGGACGCGCCGCACGCGGTGCTGGTCGGCCGGTCGTCGGGGGACATCCGGCTGTGCGGCCGGTTCACCGTGGCGGGTGAGCGCATCCCCCCGCGCGACCCGTACGCGCGGCCCCTGGAGGCGGTGGACAACGACGAGTACGACGGGATCGTGCTGTGCGACGCCGGCCGCGTGACCGGGGACGCGGTGCGCGGGGCCGTGCCGGGTGCGTGGATCGCGTTCCGCGAGGTCGACTTCGCCGGCGGCGCCGCCGCCTGCGCGCTCACCGTCACGAGCACCGAAGGCGGTGTGGTCACGCTGCGCCTGGACGACCCCCTGTTCGGGCCGGTCGCCGGAGCGCTGTCGGTCGCGCCGTCGCGGGACCGTTACGACCTTGTGCCGGTCGCCACACCGCTGGACGGGGCGGCCGGAGTGCACGATCTATATGTGGTGTTCGAAAGCGAAGGGGTCACGGTGCGCGACGCCGCCTTCACCGAGGCCGCCGTCCCCGGCCCCGCGCCGGTGACACGGGGGTCGAAGCAAGGCGCGAAGGCCGCCGCGGGTACCCGGCAGGGACCCATGCGCAAGGCGGCGCGTGGCGCGCCTCGCGGCACGGCGGAGGGTCCCCGTTGA
- a CDS encoding ROK family transcriptional regulator: protein MINTQTGPQPADFADVRATNLAVVLRFVRQNAPCSRADIAASTGLNKATVSSLVADLIDRRLLRETGLSENRVGRPATMLTLDGSPYAAIGLEANVDYITAVAVDLAGTELLSWRRTFPGAAATSGQAVAAIAALARRVLNRMDKEARQVLGLTVAVPGLVDVSGTVRIAPNLGWRDVDLAGDLTKALRDPGFPVLVDNDANLAALAEHRFGPHGGVGDIVYLTGEIGVGAGVIMDGRLRRGGLGFAGEVGHIPIDPGGPECRCGRRGCLEALAGLGAVLRHTAPDATLAELEPEVEEIVRLARAGDPAVLAILDQAGRALGKGVAVLANVLNPQVVVLGGYYVALTPWVLPAAREELSRLSFAPEAGGTELVASTLGYGAAALGAAARLLDSIDSGRLPATG, encoded by the coding sequence TTGATCAACACGCAGACGGGCCCTCAACCGGCGGACTTCGCCGACGTCCGGGCCACCAACCTCGCGGTGGTGCTGCGCTTCGTCCGGCAGAACGCCCCCTGCTCCCGAGCCGACATCGCCGCGTCCACCGGCCTCAACAAGGCCACCGTCTCCAGCCTGGTCGCCGACCTCATCGACCGGCGCCTGCTGCGCGAGACCGGCCTGTCGGAGAACCGCGTCGGCCGGCCCGCCACCATGCTGACGCTGGACGGCTCGCCGTACGCCGCCATCGGCCTCGAAGCCAACGTCGACTACATCACGGCGGTCGCCGTCGACCTCGCCGGCACCGAGTTGCTGTCCTGGCGCCGCACCTTCCCCGGCGCCGCCGCCACCTCCGGACAGGCCGTCGCCGCCATCGCCGCGCTGGCGAGGCGCGTGCTGAACCGCATGGACAAGGAGGCCCGCCAGGTGCTCGGCCTCACCGTCGCGGTGCCGGGCCTGGTCGACGTGAGCGGCACGGTGCGCATCGCGCCGAACCTCGGCTGGCGTGACGTCGACCTCGCCGGCGACCTCACCAAGGCGCTGCGCGACCCGGGCTTCCCCGTGCTGGTGGACAACGACGCCAACCTGGCCGCGCTCGCCGAGCACCGCTTCGGCCCGCACGGCGGCGTCGGGGACATCGTCTACCTGACCGGTGAGATCGGCGTCGGCGCCGGGGTGATCATGGACGGCCGGCTGCGCCGCGGCGGCCTCGGGTTCGCCGGCGAGGTGGGCCACATCCCGATCGACCCCGGAGGTCCCGAGTGCCGCTGCGGACGCCGCGGTTGCCTGGAGGCCTTGGCGGGGCTCGGCGCGGTGCTCAGGCACACCGCGCCGGACGCGACACTCGCCGAGCTGGAGCCGGAGGTCGAGGAGATCGTGCGCCTCGCGCGGGCCGGCGACCCGGCGGTGCTCGCCATCTTGGACCAGGCGGGCCGCGCGCTCGGCAAAGGTGTCGCCGTCCTCGCCAACGTGCTGAACCCGCAGGTCGTGGTCCTCGGCGGCTACTACGTCGCACTCACCCCGTGGGTGCTGCCGGCCGCGCGGGAGGAGCTCTCACGCCTCAGCTTCGCTCCCGAGGCCGGTGGCACCGAGCTGGTCGCCTCCACCCTCGGGTACGGCGCCGCGGCCCTCGGCGCGGCGGCGCGTCTGCTGGACTCCATCGACTCCGGACGCCTGCCGGCCACGGGCTGA
- a CDS encoding ABC transporter permease, whose amino-acid sequence MTGKNPAADPLRARLRRDWPLLLMTAPAVGLLLLFHYVPLLGNVIAFQDYSPYVGIAESPFVGFANFQWLLLDASFWDATLNTLGITAFQLVFYFPVPIALAILLDSVVRPRVRLLVQSVVYMPHFFSWVLVVTLFQQMLGGAGLVSQILRENGHEGIDLMTNPDTFLLLVTGETVWKDAGWGTIIFLAALAAIDRNLYEAAAVDGAGRWRRLWHITLPGLRPVVILLLILRLGDALNVGFEQFFLQRDAVGRDAAEVLDTFVYWRTLTTGEWSYGAAAGMVKGLVGLVLILIANKVAHRFGEQGIYKRT is encoded by the coding sequence ATGACCGGCAAAAATCCCGCCGCGGACCCGCTGCGGGCCCGGTTGCGGCGCGACTGGCCCCTGTTGCTGATGACCGCGCCGGCCGTCGGGCTGCTGCTGCTCTTCCACTACGTGCCGCTGCTCGGCAACGTCATCGCGTTCCAGGACTACTCTCCGTACGTCGGCATCGCCGAGAGCCCGTTCGTCGGGTTCGCCAACTTCCAGTGGCTGCTGCTCGACGCGAGCTTCTGGGACGCGACCCTCAACACCCTCGGCATCACGGCGTTCCAGCTCGTCTTCTACTTCCCCGTGCCGATCGCGCTGGCGATCCTGCTGGACAGCGTGGTGCGGCCGAGGGTGCGGCTGCTGGTGCAGAGCGTCGTGTACATGCCGCACTTCTTCTCGTGGGTGCTGGTGGTCACGCTGTTCCAGCAGATGCTCGGCGGCGCGGGCCTGGTCTCGCAGATCCTGCGCGAGAACGGCCACGAGGGCATCGACCTGATGACCAACCCCGACACGTTCCTGCTGCTCGTCACCGGCGAGACGGTGTGGAAGGACGCCGGGTGGGGCACGATCATCTTCCTCGCCGCGCTGGCCGCCATCGACCGCAACCTGTACGAGGCGGCGGCGGTCGACGGTGCGGGACGGTGGCGACGCCTGTGGCACATCACGCTGCCGGGCCTGCGTCCGGTGGTGATCCTCCTGCTGATCCTGCGGCTCGGCGACGCGCTCAACGTGGGCTTCGAGCAGTTCTTCCTCCAGCGCGACGCCGTCGGCAGGGACGCCGCCGAGGTGCTCGACACCTTCGTGTACTGGCGCACGCTCACCACCGGCGAGTGGAGCTACGGCGCGGCGGCCGGCATGGTCAAGGGCCTGGTCGGGCTGGTGCTGATCCTGATCGCCAACAAGGTGGCGCACCGGTTCGGCGAGCAGGGCATCTACAAGCGGACATGA